From a region of the Fischerella sp. JS2 genome:
- a CDS encoding GNAT family N-acetyltransferase, translated as MVEQLKPRYSVAWINKIAEVPQTIWDALALPLTTPFLEWNWLNNLETSGSATAKTGWLPNHLTLWRDRTLIAAAPLYLKGHSYGEFVFDHQWADLAQRIGVEYYPKMLGMSPFTPAEGYRFLIAPGEDEDEITATMVHEIDAFCSKHRICGCHFLYVDPQWRPVLERCGFTAWLHHSYIWENLSFQTFDDYLAVFNANQRRNIKRERKAVEKAGLQLQPLCGEEIPKSLFGLMYEFYADTCDKFGWWGSKYLTKRFFEQLYDNYRDRVLFFAAYNEHNQRQPIGMSFCLFKGDRMYGRYWGSFEEIDCLHFNACYYAPIEWAIANGIQIFDPGAGGRHKKRRGFPAMPNYSLHRFYNNRLRQILSSYITEVNELEQEEIEAINAELPFSQKYN; from the coding sequence ATGGTGGAACAACTCAAGCCTCGCTACTCTGTTGCTTGGATAAATAAAATTGCCGAAGTTCCCCAAACGATCTGGGATGCTTTGGCACTACCACTGACAACCCCGTTTTTAGAGTGGAACTGGCTGAACAATTTGGAAACTTCAGGTAGCGCTACAGCTAAAACAGGTTGGTTGCCTAATCACCTCACCTTGTGGCGAGACAGAACACTTATTGCAGCTGCTCCACTTTACCTGAAAGGACACAGTTATGGCGAATTTGTGTTTGATCACCAATGGGCTGATTTGGCGCAACGTATAGGTGTAGAATATTACCCAAAAATGTTGGGCATGTCACCGTTTACCCCTGCTGAAGGCTATCGATTTTTAATCGCGCCTGGGGAAGATGAAGATGAGATTACAGCAACCATGGTGCATGAAATTGATGCTTTTTGCTCAAAACACCGTATTTGTGGTTGCCATTTTCTCTATGTAGATCCCCAATGGCGTCCTGTTTTAGAACGCTGCGGTTTTACTGCTTGGCTGCATCATAGCTATATTTGGGAGAATCTTAGCTTTCAAACTTTTGATGATTATCTAGCAGTATTTAACGCTAACCAGCGCCGCAATATCAAGCGAGAACGCAAAGCGGTAGAAAAGGCTGGTTTGCAACTGCAACCCTTGTGTGGGGAGGAAATTCCCAAGTCTTTATTTGGGTTAATGTACGAGTTTTATGCAGATACTTGCGATAAATTTGGCTGGTGGGGTAGTAAATATCTAACCAAGCGATTTTTTGAGCAGCTATACGATAATTATCGCGATCGCGTTTTATTTTTCGCTGCATATAACGAACACAATCAGCGTCAACCAATAGGGATGTCTTTTTGTTTATTCAAGGGCGATAGGATGTATGGGCGCTACTGGGGTAGCTTTGAAGAAATAGATTGTTTACATTTTAATGCTTGTTATTATGCCCCGATTGAATGGGCGATCGCTAACGGTATCCAAATTTTTGATCCTGGTGCAGGCGGACGCCACAAAAAACGCCGTGGTTTTCCAGCAATGCCTAACTATAGTTTGCATCGTTTTTACAACAATCGTTTGCGACAAATTTTGTCTTCTTACATTACTGAAGTAAATGAACTCGAACAAGAAGAAATTGAAGCAATCAATGCAGAATTACCATTTTCTCAAAAATATA